Part of the Triplophysa rosa linkage group LG21, Trosa_1v2, whole genome shotgun sequence genome is shown below.
TCTTACGGCGGCCTTCTGTCGAGACGGAGGGGAGAAGTGGGTTGCTCGTTGCTACGGGTGACAATGTGTCGTCCATCAGGATGTCGTCGAGTTTAGCTCCGTGTGCCTTCGGCACGAGACCATATGCCCCTGCATCAGCGGACAGGTTAGGGCCTGAACCGTGGGCGTCGTTAAAGGTGATTGTACCGTCATTAAGGTCTAGGGTGCTGGTTCGGCCCATGTCCGGGCAGGAAGACGGGTGTGCGTGGGGGTACATATCCTGGGTGCAGTCTCCGAGGACTGCCTCTCGTTTTATAGCCCGGGCCGCCAGCTCGGACGGACAGAGCGCAGAAGAGGCGATCGCGAGTCCATGTGCGCGAGCCTGCATTTCTAACTCCTGGATCAGTGAAGAgtattaaataaagaaagatGGCTCATGTCAATGGCTGGCGAGAGTAAAGCAGTAACTATTTTGGTTCAAATTTAAGTCCAGTGTTTTTAATGATCAGAggtacagtagtggccaaaagtgatgtccattTATACAACACTTGCTCTTATTGAGCCAGTAAGATGCAGAAAAACAATTTGATAGCAATTTCACACTCTAAAGTGTTAGATTGATGGAATACACAGTAATATTCTTGAAAGTGAGAGATTTCATTTGATAGATGACTTATCCATGTTTTGCAAGTTTGTGTGATATAAATTTGAAATCGAACATTATTCGTATGATTTTCGCAAGGGGGGAGGGTTGGGAAGACAAATTCAGACTTTATCATGTTCTTTTATGTAACAAATGCAAAATTGGTGGAACTGAGGTGACTCACAACCTAGAGATTTGATGATGCAATATATTGGACCCACCGGTGGGTCTGTGGGGAGCGGAGCTTATCGGACTAAATTATTTGACAAATCTGTGATTTTTGCCAAGCCTTCTAAATTCTTCCCAAAGCTAAGATTCAGTTTACAACCCGAGGACAACCATGCAATATGAATACATCATTTTCAATATATCTTTAACCATTTAACTGAATAAAGGCTAAATGTGTCAATTTCCCAGAATTGGACGTTGCTTTTAGCTACCAATGAATGTATGATATTATACAATGATATTAACTGATATCATATTAGATGACTCGATATtcaaacataataataattttatatttgattatttCAATTGAATgattcaacatttatttaattattaaataaatgtttattaaatgatTTGAGTAGAACCTGAAAATAGATAGTGATCATACTGTTATCCGTTTATCAGCTTATCAAGCAGTTCTCAGCCATTATTAACaatgtaattattaataatataatgctGGCAAAAATGAAGGAGGCTGGTGCTGTATCTTAACCAGCATACTGACAACAACCTTGTTTCTGGAACGACGTTTAACGTGTTATAAACATGACATAAGCTACACAAAATCCTATCCGAGCAGTCAGACCGAAACGGACTTCCAGATATGTCATCTGAATATGATTTCATATAAAATCTGAATGTATTTTGAAAGAgttgatgtgtttttttgttcacaCTTGCTAAATTCCAATCGGATATGCACAAAAATTGGATTTGGACTCAAATTTGGATTTGGACAGATTTGGTAGGTTGAACATACAGTAACTCTCAATCCTTCACATTACTGTATTTCTCAATGTCTTCTATACTATTTGAAATGATGACAACACAAGCGTATTCCTACATGAAGTGGGTTCACAGGCCTGACTCACCTGTATCCTGAGCATCAGATGACGGTTGGCATGTTCGAGCTTCTTCTGACGGTTCTCCAGTTCTTTGGCACGTTGCTGCTCTCTCTGAAGTTTTCTGATGTAGTCCACAGAAGCTTTAAGAATGGTGCCCTTGTTCCAGCGCATGTCCCtgaagaacacacacaaaccacaaGCAAACCCTCAGCTGACGGCAGCACGTATAACAAATATTACAGTCCGCTGTGATAAAATCATCTGTTCATTTGGTTCAATTCTGTTGACCACTTTGATCCTTACGGGTCGTTTGATTTCGGGATCATAGTCCCTAGTTCTTTGATTCGGTCGTTGATGTTGAACCTTCGTCTTCTCTCAACTAGAAAAGATGCAGAAAAACAAGTCATACACCACAAACACGACTGACTCGAGATACTATTCAACATGACCTCAAAACACTCACTCAGATTATGGTTGTTCTTTTTTTGCCTTTCCTTTGCGAGAGCGCGAACTTCTGCCTCtataaaaagattaaaaaatgtgAGAGAAGAAActacttttacattttgtaaaagtCCTGCTTcagtttatttatatgtattttttcatcACCTACCACCAGTTCCTATAAAACGTAATcgtttttttttagattgttttttttttaaaaccaatcATTTTCTTTTAGAGAAACACAGGCATGCAGACAATGGAGAAGATCATTGAACGTACCCACAGGAAACCCTTCAGGCCTTTGATAGTTTTCAAACTTGCCGCAGGAGCTGGGCTTCTCCATCATGTGCATCATGGCTGGAGATGGAATAACTATGCGGCACatgatgacatttttacatttctttaggcTTACTGTTATCTTCTGTATTACATGGCTTGAGGTAAAACACAttacaatacaaacacacatttgtttaaAGGCCTGAAGGGTCTTTGCTATTTAAACTTCGCTGTCTGAAAAAGCagctttaatcatttttatttagagtcAGTATGGATAAATGAGACTTACCGGAGTATTCCCTTTTAATATTGGGCAGGTTAGCAGGGCAGGAGTTACTGatagaaatgacatgaggaggaaTGCCGGGGTACATGTCCATGAGGTTGGCCGACACAGGAATCTACAACATAATAAAACGTTTACATATCAACTGACTGTACTCAAAGTCCATTtagggaagtcgtgccactcggcggccatgtttgcgaTGTGCCTCTGGGCAGTTATTACATAATTCAAACAATACGCGAATGGGAAATACTGATATTTCTTCAATCGCCGGCTAAAATCCCAATTAAACGACATAAAAATAACGTAAACTGTGCCATAACGTTTGTTTCCTATGATCAAATTgtgcttaaaaaaacattatttttcatgttgcttTAGATACTACGCATGCGAAAAGCTTCGCTAGGAACATTGcgttcctccccattcatttcaatggcagtgacgctgatcttgttaatattaatatctttgctgTACTCAGCTCCACCTtgattccacagaagaaagacataAAAACGTTAATAATAGCAATTAGACAGTAAAAGATTTGACATTTTTGGTAAACCTTCCTTAAAGCGCAGCTGAGAACACGGCAGTCGCTGACAGACAGACATTAGATCAGGTAACGAGAGCTGGATCAAAGTGCTTTCTGGGATACTGACAGGAACATTGGCTTCTTTTGAGACAGAATAACGAGTTTATTGTGACCAATAACTCAACAAAAATCTATCAAAATATAAAGGCGTGCAGCTTCACACAATCCTTAAAAGCATAGTTGAATGAAAATTTGGTCACCATATTTACACTTACAGGGCTGggcgttaactttttttgcacatagcactggtgctacagaggtttaatatttactatagcaaactgcagtaaaagtccTAGATACTATGATGTTTTTGAACCTTcttatagtatactacagttttgACTACAGTAAATCAATTTACAacaagggtactacaatttTCTATAGAAAATACAATAGTACGCAGATTTTTTTTCACCCGAGTGTTCaggttaacgggacttttattttaacGGGTTGTTGCGAAGACGCTTAAGTTTCAGCATGTTTGACTGTAGCTTTCCTCAATCAGTGAAATGCTTGTGAAATAAACtttcagagcaactctggagatgacgttcatatcctcatacagtccagacgcagacaaatctaCGAGTGTCACGTGAACAAtacgttaaactgtgcaactCGCAGATGACATATTTATATGACAGGATTCCATATCCGCGTctgcatctagttttatggattcaatgcagccggaaaatgAGTTTCaatcgcaaaatagactaaaactaagtaaaatagcagtgcGCCACTGATTAACGTCACAAACACTGGGAAATTTATTCTTCGCAAAGACCGATTTTTTCGTAGCATATGCGACATATATGatgcactgtacagccctgatTTGTATGATTCAATAAATTTGGAAAACTTTATGTATCCCATATCCCATGCGATTACAATAAATAGGGAACCGGAAAAGCAAGTTACAGCAAAAGTCTCTTTTGAGAGATTAAAAGCGTCAGTGCCATTCAttgtaaatacacaaaaatgtactaaaaacaattttttttgcaGACAGACGACAACGGACAAAGAATCCCCATTCACACAAATCTGCAAAAACAAATGCTGTATtttgcatgccaggccagtcactgggacatactaatacaaaacagAATTGGCTGCTTTTGCCTAGACGACACTTTGATTGTTAACAGTCACGATCATCAAAATACAGCCCTTCtttgcatttatgtatttatacattatttcatatgtaatgtttactgtatactcaCATTGATTTAATCAGTGAAGCATCacttatttaagtttattactGCAGTGTATCATCACTAAACTCCGGCCTTTTGCgatgagttgtgggtaatattagccgtTGAGTGTCCATTGATCTGCATTTTCACcggaaacagtagaccatccgggtactttcagAATACTCATTTCatcatactatgatttgggacatactacttatttcaaatactatttaggacggatagtatgcgaattgggacaATCAGAACACGTAATATGCGCATGATGTCACTGTTTTTACTAACTCACATTtttgtatagacggtttcattggacgcacgcgCTTGGCCTGaagttatcggtctggctagtggccagtaatataacaatttgttttatatttaattgataTGAATATTCATTtagattcatattttattgtatattaacttgtattatattaaattaaaacaactgaacagttatttattctttacatactgtaggtctaccggaagttacagtgccctccactattattggcacccttggtgaTAAATATGAGCAatgaaggctgtaaaaataaatctgtattgtttcttgttttgatattttattttttttaaatctacaaaatttcattcaagtaaaacaatttgaagtggggggaatatcacattgtgaaaaaaatgtttttctcttatacaacctggccacaattattggcacccatggaaattcttatgagtaaaatatctcccaagtatattcccattgatatttacattttctgagcacaccaaggtgactagaaacatgatgttgttCACAGGAGAATAATATTAAGTAAAACCCCCTTAATCATTCATCTCAATGGGTAAAACCAAAGATtatagttctgatgtgcagcaaaagattgttgagctacacaaaatagaaaGTGGATTTAAAAGGAAATGGTTGAAACCATAAAAATTCCCATTTCCAAGATCAGGGCAataatggactggagatgttgcAAATCTGCCTGAAAGAGAATGTGTGTCTATTTTGTCTTAATGCAcagcaaaaataatattttgagtggccaaagactttTCAAAGATCACAAGTGGAGAATTACAGAAAttagttgaattttattgtCAGAAAAATCTGACAatctggagaaattctttatggaggaatggactcaatgtattctcaaacctcatcagaccgaaaagaaaacactcagagcTGTTTTTCTTATAGATTGAAGTTGCGGAGTGTATGAAATACAAGGTGCCAATAATTGCCAACGTGTATggaagaaaacatttttttacaatgtgatattccccccacttcaaattgttttccttcaatgaaatgttggaattttgtagattttttaaataaaagatcaaaagatttatttttactgccttctttgctcatatttaccaagggtgccaataatagtggagggcactgtaagtttgggccacataacatttattttgttgccAATCACCTATCTATAGTTTACACAGTATACTGTAGTCATGGAACACTTACACATTAAAACCCATTTTGCCTTTGTGTTTTCAGATCCTGTAAATAAACAGCCAAACCAGTTGAAAATGATGCTGTCTAAACGGACCCCTGAGTGTTTATATGGTTTTTGTAACAATTAAAGTAGAGGGAAAAAGTAAGATGTATACCGTGTTGGCCATCTGAAGCGCAGGGTCCAAGGAGAGTCCCATTATATCATCATTGTAGCTTGATTCCAAACTAATTATGTCATCAATGACGTCATCCATctgagaaaaatgaaaaacaaagctGTCAGAGAATAAGTAGTACAGTATAATCTCCATGCTGGAATACTGCGACAGCTCAAATCAATGAGTTCCTTTGTCAAAAATCAGAACCTGTGTTGTTTCTCTCCTTCGACTCTCTCTAATCTATTAACACTCATTTTAGCACTGAACTCTCTATATCACACTGTTAGTGATGACGCGATACACGCCAGCTGTTCACAGACGTGTCAACAGTAAGGCGGTTCGCTCTGCTACTTCTCTGCTCGAGGCAGATCTTTAGTTTGCTTTGCATCAGCACGTAATGACATCTTATTTGACATCAAACACTGTGAAATATTTGTCATTGAATTTGTCTTGTTCTAGTGTGAAATTATTGTATTACTGTAAGGGTCTTTAAAGTTTGACTattggtttctttttttaattgattttgaATCGAGTATTCTCTATATTGTCGATTGTAATACAGCAATAAGAACATTCTTGTCTAGACAATGTGTTTTATTATCATTAGGTAAATTCAatacaacaaataaatacatgtcattatttaaataatcaagcaattttttacattatgattATAATTGGGGGAAATTATGCGTTTAATTGTTATAAAACAAGAccacaatgcaaaaaatattaCTGGTACAAATACAGACTTCGTTTACGTTATGAAAAATATACtttctatatattttgtttcttttaacattaaatTAGTGCTTAAGAGTAGTCCATATTACATTTGTATTGTACACATTATAACATCAAAACAGTAAAGATTTGATATCAAATCTGGAGTAGCTATACTGGTGTAGAAACGATTCCTGCAGACTATTGCATGAAAATAGTTGAAATATTCGGTGTTTTCACAGGTTCATTACCTCTTTCTCGCAGTTGGAGTTCAGTGTCAGTAAGGCCATGGGACTGTTGGGGGCGCTGTTGCCCGGCCCATGAGGCATTCCCCCGTGATCTGTGGCCTGGCTGGGGCACGGCAAACTCAACGCCTGTGATCCGAGCTTTCCTCCCAGACTAGTGGTGGACAGATACGCTTTCACCTGCTGCCTCTGAGCCTGCTGGATATGATACTTGGTGGGATTTTCAAGATGGGTTTGAACCTACAGAGAAAGAGAGTCAgctaatacaatttaaaatattgtcaaATGAAgtctatttttttcatttaaagtaaatattttcTACATAGAGTAAATATTCCAAAACAATCTcacctaaaaattaaaaacaaataccaAACCAACAAAGGCTTCACAAACACTGCGATTTTACAACATCTGTAATTTTCAGTTTCTTTTAGGAATGATAAACTTTCCAgtcttaaaacaataaaagctTTCTTAAGACACAAGCTACATTAAACGAGTCATGAACCGGGGGTgggggggaagaacccaagtgcaggcaggcttGACATTAAACAaggtttatttaacataaaaacgtaaccaataacccacgagggggtaaaacaacaatgaGAAAGGGAAATAATAATCACAGACTAACCGGGAAGATAAACTAACTGAACTAACTAACACAACACTTGACTgaactaacacttactaaactagacaatatcTTTCAGGAACCCAGCGACGGAACAGGACAAGAAGTCTTTGCAGACTGTTAACAAATACGAACTCGCACAGGACAGAacacacaagggcattataaagggaaccaaatcaagaggggaacaggtgtggggcatgaaatcattaacaatcaataataaggaaacgagagggcggggacataGACGAGACCCAAGAGAGGGCGTGGTACACCATAGCAAGCAATACCACATCTCTATCACACTAAACGCGTGGGTCTGTCGTGATTCTACAACAAGACTCGGAAACTATCACCAGAAACGCCAGGTCACATTTCTAATAGATGTGTAATCGCatattatttgtaaaattagTAATATTAACAGTAATTTTCCAAACTTTACTCCCATCCTAATCATAGCACTATTATTCATCCCTCAACAGCCTTTACTGCATGTTCCTCCTCCCTGTGaggcatttaaataaaatgacctttatACTCATACTTTCTGACCTGTCATGACTCAAAGCAcaataataattgttattttatcattgcatctacactgttaaaaaaatcttacaggctttttcctgtaaaattacatgatataaggatatataataATTTGTTGTCCCcaatttttcttgtaaatttgctgtcttttccTGTAATCTTAGTTTTTGCCCGtctttcaaaaacacacaaaaatgtaatgttttgcatggaaaatctataaaaaataacagaaaaattatGCTACAGTGTATTTTGTTCACAGCATATACAAGCAAATACAAAATTCCgctaatacaaaaatattttttcctttatgtAAGAGATTGTATCGGTGTGTACAGGATACTTTCACTTTGACCTATTAGGAGCAtctcttaaaatggaaaaacgtcATTTAaacactctcatgtcattcaaaacctgtatgactttctgcagaacgcaaaagaagaaattttaaagaatgttagtaaccgaacaactttagaccccattgacttctaatgtatggagatgaaaccactgagacatttctcagaatatctcattttgtattccacagaagaaagagttatatacaggttttaaatggcatgaggatgaataaatgctgacagatttttttatatttagatgaatgatccctttaaataaacagaataaCCTTTACATTGTTAAAAATACACATGCTTAATGTCCAGATCCTCCGAACTTGTAAACTCATAACGATGACATTCAAGCATATTTAAACGCTTGTAAATAAACCACCGACACAAACCGTTTGACCTGCTAAAAACGACTTGCCAAGAAATTGAGTCGACCGAATAGAAAGGCAGCTGGTTGTGCCTAAAAACACTGTGAAACACTGATCAGTTTGTCTTTTAACCAATTAGGCCAAGACACAACGAACACTATTGATGTTGTGCTGTTTTCTGTCTAATATGACTGTGAGCATTTGCGGAGCAATGTTTGACGTCAGCGtaatgttaaaacaatgaaGTCTCTCACTCCAGCAACTCAAAATTCTCCCACCTCCATCCTATTTACAGAAGAGTTTCTGCCCCCTAACACAGATTTCAGCACATGAGAAAGACTGATGTGTGATCGCAGACTGCAAGATAGTCACTGaactaaaaaaaaagattaaccagttaaagcagaaaataaataaggttattatttttgaatttatttatttgtgaaagGAAATGGTAAGTAGGGCTGataaacgattaatcacatccagaataaaagtgtttacataatataggTCTGTCTACTGTGcatattacttttgtatttataaacaaatacacatacatgtattgcctctacagttgtgctcaaaatGTTGCGTGCCCTAGGTAAATAGGACCAAAGAAGGCTGTGAAAAGATTTTGTTTACAAATCTAACCTTTCTTCAGagaataaatatttttcaattGGGGGAAtctcattatgaaataaatgttttctgtaataCACATTGCTCATAATTAATCATACCCCTTGCACCTCTTACACCCACGCATGTTACGTCTTTATGAGTAGAAGTGTACTGATAAGCGAATTGCTGAAGGTGGCGAGACGAAATGGAGTGACTGGATAcgccgcttgcgcaatataatgATTTTGCGCATTAAATCAAAAACgcacaaaaattatatattgatcagtttggcagtctAGAGCATAACTAGCATAACTTTTGTGACAGGAATCTTTTTCTCAATGTACAGACTAAAAGAGCTAAAAGCTAAAGGAGGTTCTGTAAGGAATTTAAGTATTGAACCTCAGAAAGTATGAATCAAAACTTTGCTTCATTAACACGTTACACGTTTACAGTTCTGTGTGCATTCTCACAAAGCTTCTGATTATAACACAACATTATTTTACAACATAATTGATTTTAGCATAAAATGAAACTGTTATGATCTCAAACTGGGTAAGTGTTACTGGCTTTAAATAAATGGtgttaaaacatatttaatgaaTGTCAACCGTGAATTCAATATCTTGCGTCTTTAGTCTTGTGCTGTAGATGCTCTCCATATTGACACTGTATATATCAGTATTCATCCaatcatgagaaaaaaaatgggCAATTTATGATGTACGTATAATGACAATATGGGAAGACTTTGCAAGTTTTGATTTCGTTACAATGGCGGCAGTGAAAAGTTGTGTATATTAACTGCGTTAACCCCGTCTCAAAGACTAGTACAAGCTCCACATCTTTCAGCGGGAATGGCAAAAGTCAATTCCATAAGCCGTCGTGCCGCCGAACTTTGTTcgtctgttttgtttgttttggttttgcgTGAACAGCCAATAGTGAAACTGATCCTCTACACACATTCCTACATCAGGATTTTTCTCCAGTGTTTTCATCTTATTTTCCTTCTTCCCAATGCTAAATATGCCGCGGAATGAAACGGGCGCTGCTAATTACAGGCATTCTTGAGTGAATTAGCGTTCGGTGTGTGCTAAGACTGTTCTTGCCTTTGTCTCCCTCCTTAACCTGATCCTGTACTTAATTTCTAAAAAGATCAAGGGTCACTTGGCTAATGAGGGGGCGATCGGTCTTTAGACAAACTCATCTGAGCTTGAATGTTTTCACTTTAAGCTCCAGAGGTTCTGCCTGGTA
Proteins encoded:
- the mitfb gene encoding melanocyte inducing transcription factor b isoform X2, whose amino-acid sequence is MQSESGIVPDFEVGEEFHEEPKTYYELKSQPLKNSNPSEQQHGSSKPPLGSSAVTSRILLRQQLMREQLQEQERREQQRRQSASYGQPSVTQTPAINVSAPATLSSATQVPMEVLKVQTHLENPTKYHIQQAQRQQVKAYLSTTSLGGKLGSQALSLPCPSQATDHGGMPHGPGNSAPNSPMALLTLNSNCEKEMDDVIDDIISLESSYNDDIMGLSLDPALQMANTIPVSANLMDMYPGIPPHVISISNSCPANLPNIKREYSVIPSPAMMHMMEKPSSCGKFENYQRPEGFPVEAEVRALAKERQKKNNHNLIERRRRFNINDRIKELGTMIPKSNDPDMRWNKGTILKASVDYIRKLQREQQRAKELENRQKKLEHANRHLMLRIQELEMQARAHGLAIASSALCPSELAARAIKREAVLGDCTQDMYPHAHPSSCPDMGRTSTLDLNDGTITFNDAHGSGPNLSADAGAYGLVPKAHGAKLDDILMDDTLSPVATSNPLLPSVSTEGRRKNSMSMEENEHVC
- the mitfb gene encoding melanocyte inducing transcription factor b isoform X4, which codes for MQSESGIVPDFEVGEEFHEEPKTYYELKSQPLKNSNPSEQQHGSSKPPLGSSAVTSRILLRQQLMREQLQEQERREQQRRQSASYGQPSVTQTPAINVSAPATLSSATQVPMEVLKVQTHLENPTKYHIQQAQRQQVKAYLSTTSLGGKLGSQALSLPCPSQATDHGGMPHGPGNSAPNSPMALLTLNSNCEKEMDDVIDDIISLESSYNDDIMGLSLDPALQMANTIPVSANLMDMYPGIPPHVISISNSCPANLPNIKREYSEAEVRALAKERQKKNNHNLIERRRRFNINDRIKELGTMIPKSNDPDMRWNKGTILKASVDYIRKLQREQQRAKELENRQKKLEHANRHLMLRIQELEMQARAHGLAIASSALCPSELAARAIKREAVLGDCTQDMYPHAHPSSCPDMGRTSTLDLNDGTITFNDAHGSGPNLSADAGAYGLVPKAHGAKLDDILMDDTLSPVATSNPLLPSVSTEGRRKNSMSMEENEHVC
- the mitfb gene encoding melanocyte inducing transcription factor b isoform X3 — translated: MLPDQRDSRSRPRAHSAPSAREIKMEPLSVHRPGVFHFSRCNPSEQQHGSSKPPLGSSAVTSRILLRQQLMREQLQEQERREQQRRQSASYGQPSVTQTPAINVSAPATLSSATQVPMEVLKVQTHLENPTKYHIQQAQRQQVKAYLSTTSLGGKLGSQALSLPCPSQATDHGGMPHGPGNSAPNSPMALLTLNSNCEKEMDDVIDDIISLESSYNDDIMGLSLDPALQMANTIPVSANLMDMYPGIPPHVISISNSCPANLPNIKREYSEAEVRALAKERQKKNNHNLIERRRRFNINDRIKELGTMIPKSNDPDMRWNKGTILKASVDYIRKLQREQQRAKELENRQKKLEHANRHLMLRIQELEMQARAHGLAIASSALCPSELAARAIKREAVLGDCTQDMYPHAHPSSCPDMGRTSTLDLNDGTITFNDAHGSGPNLSADAGAYGLVPKAHGAKLDDILMDDTLSPVATSNPLLPSVSTEGRRKNSMSMEENEHVC
- the mitfb gene encoding melanocyte inducing transcription factor b isoform X1, yielding MLPDQRDSRSRPRAHSAPSAREIKMEPLSVHRPGVFHFSRCNPSEQQHGSSKPPLGSSAVTSRILLRQQLMREQLQEQERREQQRRQSASYGQPSVTQTPAINVSAPATLSSATQVPMEVLKVQTHLENPTKYHIQQAQRQQVKAYLSTTSLGGKLGSQALSLPCPSQATDHGGMPHGPGNSAPNSPMALLTLNSNCEKEMDDVIDDIISLESSYNDDIMGLSLDPALQMANTIPVSANLMDMYPGIPPHVISISNSCPANLPNIKREYSVIPSPAMMHMMEKPSSCGKFENYQRPEGFPVEAEVRALAKERQKKNNHNLIERRRRFNINDRIKELGTMIPKSNDPDMRWNKGTILKASVDYIRKLQREQQRAKELENRQKKLEHANRHLMLRIQELEMQARAHGLAIASSALCPSELAARAIKREAVLGDCTQDMYPHAHPSSCPDMGRTSTLDLNDGTITFNDAHGSGPNLSADAGAYGLVPKAHGAKLDDILMDDTLSPVATSNPLLPSVSTEGRRKNSMSMEENEHVC